A genomic region of Clostridia bacterium contains the following coding sequences:
- the recG gene encoding ATP-dependent DNA helicase RecG yields the protein MPTNLSLPVERLAGVGARRAQLLRQLGIATVEDLFYHFPIRYEDRSRIIPLRDVAGGQQGTYWGVVREVQELRPRPKLSILKALLDDGTGQAYAVWFNQTYLKRLLTAGTKLTVYGRGVARPMEKTIVVGDFEIVPPAEEVEVGQGILPVYPLTKGLTQRFIRQLVQQALDKYAGEMPDILPDRIREFYRLTGKAEALRQIHCPKSISAAERGRKTIAYEELLLWQLGLLRDKAVAGQEEGIAHTQSGPLVRKFLAHLPFSLTRAQQRVMEEIFHDMEQPVPMSRLLQGDVGSGKTVVAVLALLKAIDNGYQGALMVPTEILAEQHYLNFKHYMGSLGIKIALATSSLVREEKEKLKHGLAAGEIQLVVGTHALIQEDIAFADLGLVVIDEQHRFGVAQRGKLLAKGQKKPDLLIMTATPIPRTLALTFYGDLDFSVIDELPPGRQPVVTRYVPEKKREQAYAFIRQQLERGKQAYIVCPLIDESEKISAEAATTLYEELRRGAFHRYRLGLVHGRMPGPQKEQVMDGFRRGELDVLVATTVIEVGVDVSNATVILITGCERFGLAQLHQLRGRVGRGRDQSYCLLMGNLAGKEAKSRVKAMLQYADGFALAEEDLKLRGPGDFFGVRQHGMPQFKAADLLRDHRIMQLAQRDARHIVSHKHKAEYRQLLAFVQEHYREFLP from the coding sequence GTGCCAACCAATTTGAGCCTGCCGGTGGAGCGGTTGGCCGGCGTGGGTGCAAGAAGGGCCCAATTACTAAGGCAGCTGGGTATCGCCACAGTGGAGGATTTATTCTATCATTTTCCTATCCGCTATGAAGACCGCAGCCGGATCATCCCCTTGCGGGACGTGGCCGGCGGGCAGCAGGGAACCTACTGGGGTGTGGTCCGTGAGGTGCAGGAACTGAGGCCGAGGCCCAAATTGTCGATCCTTAAAGCCTTGCTGGATGACGGTACCGGGCAGGCCTATGCCGTGTGGTTCAACCAGACTTATCTTAAACGCCTGCTGACTGCCGGCACGAAGTTGACCGTTTACGGCCGCGGTGTGGCGCGGCCCATGGAAAAGACCATCGTCGTAGGGGATTTCGAGATTGTACCGCCGGCGGAGGAAGTGGAGGTAGGACAAGGGATCCTTCCCGTATACCCTTTAACGAAAGGGCTGACCCAGCGGTTTATCCGCCAACTGGTGCAGCAGGCCCTGGATAAGTACGCCGGCGAGATGCCCGACATTTTACCGGACAGGATCAGGGAATTCTATCGCTTGACCGGCAAAGCTGAGGCTCTTAGGCAGATCCATTGTCCTAAGAGCATTTCTGCTGCTGAAAGAGGGAGAAAAACCATCGCCTATGAAGAGCTGCTCCTCTGGCAACTGGGACTGTTGAGAGATAAAGCGGTGGCCGGGCAGGAAGAGGGCATTGCCCATACCCAATCAGGGCCCCTGGTAAGAAAATTCCTGGCTCATTTGCCCTTTTCCCTGACTAGGGCCCAGCAAAGGGTGATGGAAGAAATCTTTCACGATATGGAACAGCCCGTCCCCATGTCCCGCCTGCTGCAGGGAGACGTGGGTTCCGGCAAAACAGTGGTGGCCGTCCTGGCTTTGCTGAAAGCTATTGATAACGGCTATCAAGGGGCCTTGATGGTTCCGACGGAAATACTGGCAGAGCAGCATTATCTTAACTTTAAGCATTATATGGGTTCCTTGGGTATTAAGATAGCCCTGGCCACCAGCAGCCTGGTCAGGGAGGAGAAGGAAAAACTAAAGCACGGCTTGGCCGCCGGAGAAATCCAGCTGGTGGTAGGGACCCATGCCCTCATTCAGGAGGATATTGCTTTTGCCGATTTGGGGCTGGTGGTGATTGATGAGCAGCACCGTTTCGGCGTTGCGCAAAGAGGGAAATTGCTGGCTAAAGGGCAGAAAAAGCCGGATCTCTTGATTATGACGGCCACACCCATCCCGCGGACCCTGGCCTTAACTTTTTACGGTGATTTGGATTTTTCCGTCATTGATGAGCTTCCTCCCGGGCGGCAGCCGGTCGTCACCAGGTATGTGCCGGAAAAGAAACGGGAGCAAGCCTATGCTTTCATCCGGCAGCAGTTGGAGCGGGGCAAACAAGCTTATATCGTCTGTCCTCTCATCGATGAGTCGGAGAAAATCTCCGCAGAGGCTGCCACCACTTTATATGAAGAACTGCGCAGGGGTGCTTTTCACCGGTATCGCCTGGGGCTGGTGCACGGCAGGATGCCCGGTCCCCAGAAAGAGCAGGTGATGGATGGTTTTCGTCGCGGCGAGTTAGATGTATTGGTGGCGACGACGGTGATTGAGGTTGGTGTGGATGTCTCTAATGCCACCGTGATTTTAATTACCGGTTGCGAGCGGTTTGGCCTGGCCCAGCTGCATCAATTGCGCGGCCGAGTGGGCCGCGGTCGGGACCAATCCTACTGCTTGTTGATGGGCAACCTGGCCGGCAAAGAGGCCAAGAGCAGGGTCAAAGCCATGCTGCAATACGCCGACGGTTTTGCCCTGGCGGAGGAAGACTTGAAGCTCAGGGGCCCCGGCGACTTTTTCGGGGTGCGGCAGCACGGCATGCCGCAATTTAAAGCGGCGGACCTCTTACGGGATCACCGGATCATGCAGTTGGCCCAGCGGGATGCCCGGCATATCGTCAGTCATAAACACAAAGCGGAATACCGGCAGCTGCTGGCCTTTGTGCAAGAACACTATCGGGAATTCTTGCCTTAA
- a CDS encoding alpha/beta-type small acid-soluble spore protein: MASGQRSNTIVVPQARQAMDQLKYETAQEIGLPNYRGYLGDIPSRLNGAVGGNMVRKMIQAYQSSVANQTPGGGQQ, from the coding sequence ATGGCATCCGGACAAAGAAGCAACACAATCGTAGTTCCTCAAGCTCGTCAAGCTATGGACCAGTTGAAGTATGAAACTGCGCAAGAGATCGGCCTCCCGAACTACAGGGGCTATCTCGGAGACATTCCTTCCCGCCTGAACGGTGCAGTCGGTGGTAACATGGTTCGTAAGATGATCCAAGCTTACCAGAGCTCTGTTGCTAACCAAACCCCCGGGGGCGGGCAGCAGTAA
- a CDS encoding GPR endopeptidase, whose amino-acid sequence MTKVEVKTLNNYRLPQHLTPYMDLAVEAHDLLRGSTGQEIHGVRHEQARFSHGTVTTITILNEEGEQSMGRPKGTYVTIESGELRHNNWDAHKNIARVFADALKNMIAGFNITPADPILVVGLGNWNATPDALGPKVVNTMLVTRHMFQLAPKELTGGLRPVCALAPGVLGITGIETAEIIQGVIEKVQPKLVIAVDALAAGNVDRIASTIQLASTGISPGSGIRNQRKGINQQTMGVPVIAVGIPTVVNALVLAFQLFGSLMENNPALEPSITQDNMEKSIQQVLGSFGTSLTVTPKEIDELITRTTKVVASGLNQALHVAINPQDYALYLQ is encoded by the coding sequence ATGACAAAAGTTGAGGTGAAGACATTGAACAACTATCGATTGCCGCAACACTTGACTCCTTACATGGACTTAGCCGTAGAGGCCCATGACCTGCTGCGGGGTAGTACGGGGCAGGAGATTCACGGCGTAAGGCACGAACAGGCACGGTTTTCCCACGGTACAGTCACGACCATCACCATCCTCAATGAGGAAGGAGAACAATCCATGGGCCGTCCCAAAGGCACCTATGTTACCATTGAATCCGGCGAATTGCGCCACAATAACTGGGACGCCCATAAAAACATCGCCAGGGTTTTTGCCGATGCGTTGAAAAACATGATAGCGGGCTTTAATATCACTCCCGCCGACCCTATCCTGGTGGTAGGACTGGGTAACTGGAACGCTACACCCGATGCTTTAGGGCCGAAAGTGGTTAACACCATGCTGGTGACCAGGCATATGTTTCAACTGGCTCCAAAAGAGCTGACCGGCGGGCTTCGTCCCGTGTGCGCCCTGGCCCCGGGGGTGCTGGGTATCACCGGCATCGAAACGGCCGAGATTATTCAAGGTGTCATCGAAAAGGTACAACCTAAACTGGTCATCGCCGTCGATGCCCTGGCCGCAGGAAATGTGGACCGGATTGCCAGCACCATCCAGCTGGCCAGTACGGGCATATCGCCCGGTTCCGGCATCCGCAACCAGAGGAAAGGCATCAACCAGCAAACCATGGGCGTGCCGGTCATCGCCGTCGGGATCCCCACCGTGGTCAACGCCCTGGTACTGGCCTTTCAGCTCTTCGGCAGCTTAATGGAGAACAACCCGGCCCTGGAGCCATCCATCACTCAGGACAACATGGAAAAATCCATTCAGCAAGTGCTGGGTTCTTTCGGTACCAGCCTTACCGTTACTCCCAAGGAAATAGATGAGTTGATTACCCGCACTACCAAGGTCGTAGCTTCCGGTCTCAACCAAGCACTGCACGTGGCAATCAACCCGCAGGATTATGCTTTATACCTGCAGTAA
- a CDS encoding DUF2197 domain-containing protein codes for MKVRCSICGREQEISKIHKDYQRLARDPQAAFVCNLCTNRVQYQAREAQKPLRPV; via the coding sequence ATGAAAGTACGCTGCTCCATTTGCGGTCGTGAGCAGGAAATCTCGAAAATACATAAAGATTACCAGAGGCTGGCCAGGGATCCCCAAGCTGCTTTTGTATGCAATTTGTGTACCAACCGGGTGCAGTACCAGGCCAGGGAGGCGCAAAAACCGTTACGGCCTGTTTGA
- a CDS encoding acetate--CoA ligase family protein translates to MDVQQLDHLFNPQSIAIVGASANPLKPGGQPLISLLSAGYGGRLYPVNPRYQEIHGLKCYPSLTAINDSIDLAIISVPARDILAVMQECVDTGVKTAIIFTSGFAEIGPAGKKLQEELLGVARRGNIRFAGPNCLGIVNAPAKVMANFAVSHHPEKVVKENAYAFISQSGGFGTITYSEAQKQGLGAQILVSTGNEADLSFTDFLNYMIHCTDVKAIGAYLEGVRNGKEFCQIADAALAKGVPLIILKVGKHQAAAQAAQSHTGSMVGNDDIYQGFFDQKGIIRITGIEEIFPLLHLFADRKFPRGKRIGILSTSGGGSVYLADLCVEAGLEVAQLSPATRRALESILPSFVTVNNPVDLTSQAMVEEGLLKQALDAVLQDPNIDLLLLYFNVAGEGAGHVIQQLEAAYLASDKPMMCIGWSHDDQAHALTQALMKQAGLPNALQVEHGVRALAALANYAERHRQYIRYKQQDTPVQATGTGTGRQFLAKIGRRQLTELEAKELLKLYDIPVTREAAARSAEEAARLAEQTGFPVALKILSPDILHKTEVGGVRLNLNTREEVLAAYEQIMQQVKTKAPQAQIDGVLVAEMVPPGREMILGIKNDVTFGNVLIAGMGGIFVEVLRDFVSAVPPLARYEAEALLARLKSFPVLKSFRNLGPADMDALIDMLVKLSRLALDLEGIIEELEINPLIVGEQGQGVTAVDALVTLKSNRP, encoded by the coding sequence ATGGACGTACAGCAACTCGACCATTTGTTCAATCCCCAGAGCATTGCCATTGTCGGAGCTTCAGCCAATCCGTTAAAACCGGGCGGCCAACCTCTGATCTCCTTGCTCTCTGCCGGGTATGGGGGCCGTCTTTACCCGGTTAACCCGCGTTATCAAGAGATCCATGGGCTTAAGTGCTATCCCAGTCTAACCGCTATCAATGACAGCATAGACCTGGCCATCATCTCGGTACCCGCCAGGGACATCCTGGCGGTGATGCAGGAATGTGTTGATACCGGTGTCAAGACAGCCATCATATTTACCTCCGGCTTTGCTGAAATAGGACCTGCAGGCAAGAAGCTGCAGGAAGAGCTGCTCGGCGTGGCCCGGAGGGGCAACATCAGGTTTGCCGGTCCAAACTGCCTGGGCATCGTCAATGCCCCGGCCAAGGTCATGGCGAATTTTGCCGTCAGCCATCATCCGGAAAAAGTAGTGAAAGAAAACGCATATGCTTTTATCAGCCAAAGCGGCGGGTTTGGCACCATTACTTATTCGGAAGCGCAAAAACAGGGCCTGGGCGCCCAGATCCTGGTAAGCACCGGGAACGAAGCTGATTTAAGCTTTACCGATTTTCTCAACTACATGATTCACTGCACCGATGTCAAAGCCATCGGGGCATACCTGGAAGGGGTCAGAAACGGGAAGGAGTTCTGCCAAATAGCCGATGCCGCGCTGGCTAAGGGAGTACCATTGATTATCCTGAAGGTAGGCAAACACCAGGCTGCCGCTCAAGCGGCCCAATCCCACACCGGTTCCATGGTGGGTAATGACGATATCTATCAAGGCTTCTTTGATCAAAAAGGGATTATCCGCATCACAGGAATTGAGGAGATTTTTCCATTATTGCATTTGTTTGCCGACCGGAAATTTCCCCGGGGCAAGCGCATCGGTATCCTATCCACCTCAGGTGGAGGCAGCGTTTATCTAGCGGATCTGTGTGTAGAGGCCGGCTTGGAAGTGGCCCAGTTATCCCCCGCCACGCGCCGGGCATTGGAAAGCATTCTGCCGTCTTTTGTCACAGTCAATAACCCGGTGGACTTGACTTCCCAGGCCATGGTGGAAGAAGGGCTCTTAAAACAAGCCCTGGATGCCGTCCTCCAGGATCCCAACATCGACTTGCTGCTGTTGTACTTTAACGTGGCAGGGGAAGGCGCCGGGCACGTCATCCAGCAGCTCGAAGCAGCGTACCTGGCTTCCGACAAGCCCATGATGTGCATTGGCTGGAGTCATGATGACCAAGCCCACGCCCTGACCCAGGCATTAATGAAGCAGGCCGGTTTACCCAATGCCCTGCAAGTGGAACACGGGGTAAGAGCCCTGGCCGCCCTGGCCAACTATGCCGAACGGCACCGGCAGTATATCCGATACAAGCAGCAGGATACACCGGTCCAGGCCACCGGCACCGGTACAGGGCGACAGTTTCTAGCCAAGATCGGGCGCCGGCAGCTGACAGAACTAGAAGCAAAAGAACTCCTTAAGCTCTACGACATCCCCGTGACCCGGGAGGCGGCGGCCCGTTCCGCCGAGGAAGCAGCCAGGCTGGCGGAACAAACGGGCTTCCCGGTGGCCCTGAAAATACTATCGCCTGACATCCTGCACAAGACGGAAGTGGGCGGTGTCCGCCTCAACCTGAACACCCGGGAGGAGGTCTTGGCCGCTTACGAACAAATCATGCAGCAGGTGAAGACCAAGGCGCCCCAGGCCCAAATTGACGGGGTACTGGTAGCGGAGATGGTCCCGCCGGGAAGAGAAATGATTCTGGGCATAAAAAACGACGTTACCTTTGGCAACGTCCTGATTGCCGGCATGGGCGGCATTTTTGTCGAAGTATTGCGGGATTTTGTGTCCGCCGTTCCTCCCCTGGCCAGGTATGAAGCGGAAGCTTTGCTGGCAAGGCTGAAGAGCTTCCCCGTACTAAAGTCCTTCCGCAATTTGGGACCGGCGGATATGGATGCCCTTATCGACATGCTAGTGAAACTCAGCCGCCTGGCCCTGGACTTAGAAGGGATCATCGAGGAACTGGAAATCAATCCCTTAATCGTGGGGGAACAAGGACAAGGCGTAACAGCCGTAGACGCCCTGGTCACTCTAAAATCAAACAGGCCGTAA
- the rsmD gene encoding 16S rRNA (guanine(966)-N(2))-methyltransferase RsmD has translation MRIIAGKRKGLLLQAPKGYDTRPTIDRVKEAMFNVIQGYEQDAHVLDLFAGTGALGLEALSRGARLAVFVEKHPPAWRVLSANIAKAGFQDQAVVIKGDALVFLRQYEGMPFDLIFIDPPYGSDLVVQVLTSICRRGLLAPGGLVVLETGVKYGPVPAVPGLQLLKEKIYGDTMLLFFEPAKEEEGHGRI, from the coding sequence ATGCGGATCATTGCAGGAAAAAGGAAAGGGTTGCTGCTCCAGGCACCAAAAGGATATGATACCAGACCGACTATTGACCGGGTCAAAGAAGCCATGTTTAACGTTATTCAAGGCTATGAGCAGGATGCCCATGTTTTGGATCTTTTCGCCGGGACCGGAGCCCTCGGTCTCGAGGCATTAAGCCGGGGAGCTAGGCTGGCTGTTTTTGTGGAGAAACATCCGCCGGCTTGGCGGGTTTTGTCGGCCAACATTGCTAAAGCCGGTTTTCAAGATCAAGCTGTCGTGATTAAAGGTGATGCTTTAGTTTTCCTCCGGCAATACGAAGGTATGCCTTTCGATTTGATTTTTATCGATCCCCCCTACGGCAGCGATCTGGTGGTCCAGGTGTTAACCTCCATCTGCCGGAGAGGATTGCTGGCCCCTGGCGGGCTGGTGGTTTTGGAAACGGGAGTTAAGTACGGGCCTGTTCCGGCAGTACCCGGTTTACAATTACTAAAAGAGAAGATATACGGCGATACCATGCTTTTATTTTTTGAGCCTGCAAAGGAGGAAGAAGGTCATGGACGTATTTGA
- a CDS encoding ATPase — protein MDVFEMLDELEDIIESGARVPLTGKVLVDAEEVLDCIDQIRSVLPEEIRQARWIAKERERVLADAKQEAEETLKRAQTQIEQMALENEVVKIAEQKAQEILARAKAIELEMRDGATAYAEQILEQLENNLNKALESIRESKSELQGLKAQVG, from the coding sequence ATGGACGTATTTGAAATGCTCGATGAGTTGGAAGACATCATCGAAAGCGGTGCCAGGGTGCCCCTGACCGGCAAAGTGCTGGTGGATGCGGAAGAGGTTTTGGATTGCATCGATCAAATCCGCTCCGTATTGCCGGAAGAGATTCGGCAAGCCCGTTGGATTGCCAAGGAAAGAGAACGGGTGCTGGCCGATGCCAAGCAGGAAGCGGAAGAAACGCTGAAAAGAGCTCAAACCCAGATCGAACAAATGGCCCTCGAGAACGAAGTGGTTAAAATAGCGGAGCAAAAGGCCCAGGAGATTTTAGCCAGGGCCAAAGCCATTGAATTGGAGATGCGTGACGGAGCTACGGCTTATGCGGAGCAGATCTTGGAACAACTGGAGAACAATTTGAATAAGGCGCTGGAGAGCATTAGGGAAAGCAAATCTGAGCTCCAGGGCCTGAAAGCACAAGTAGGATAA
- the ylbJ gene encoding sporulation integral membrane protein YlbJ has product MHLLPKQGWTSLLRLTLLLCLAAIMMLHPQQIFPAAKRGIDTWWQVVFPGLFPFFVISELMIQLGVVHFLSIFLEPVMRPLFNVPGAGALVVAAGYTSGAPIGGILTSQLHRQNLIDREEAARLVAFTNNASPLFMLSSVAVGFLHLPQVGWLLALSHYSANIITGVFLKYLSPPKTAPAAGYPLRTLFRLAVSHMEKARQANHKPFGHLLGDATKKAMQNILVVGGFIIVFSVLIEILTLLGFVKIAGAAIGYFLIPLGFAPDLLVPLASGLLEMTIGIKMVSESNAPFLQQLVCTSLLLGWAGVAVHAQVAAFTSEAGIPFGPYFLARGLQACLSGIITFIAGLSVLPFLSLEVIQVRPPSAWTLVLQSVKTMAAILGLLSCMSLMAVLRRSIRT; this is encoded by the coding sequence ATGCATCTTCTCCCTAAGCAAGGCTGGACATCATTACTCCGCCTCACCCTGCTCCTGTGCCTGGCCGCCATCATGATGCTCCATCCCCAGCAGATTTTCCCGGCGGCCAAGCGAGGGATCGATACCTGGTGGCAAGTTGTATTTCCGGGACTGTTCCCTTTTTTCGTCATTTCCGAACTGATGATCCAATTGGGCGTGGTCCATTTCCTCAGCATTTTCTTAGAACCGGTGATGCGGCCCCTTTTTAACGTCCCAGGCGCCGGGGCCCTGGTAGTAGCCGCCGGTTATACCTCCGGAGCTCCCATCGGGGGCATTCTCACGTCCCAGCTCCACAGGCAGAACTTAATCGACCGGGAAGAAGCCGCCCGCTTGGTGGCCTTTACCAACAACGCGTCTCCCTTGTTCATGTTGAGTTCCGTGGCGGTGGGGTTTTTGCACCTACCCCAAGTAGGCTGGCTGCTGGCCCTAAGCCACTACAGCGCCAACATCATCACCGGGGTTTTCTTAAAATATCTTTCCCCACCAAAAACTGCACCCGCGGCCGGGTACCCGCTCCGGACCTTGTTCCGGCTGGCGGTCAGCCATATGGAGAAAGCCCGGCAGGCGAACCACAAACCCTTTGGGCACCTGTTAGGCGATGCCACCAAGAAAGCCATGCAGAATATCCTGGTCGTTGGTGGCTTTATCATTGTTTTCTCGGTGCTGATTGAAATTTTGACCCTGCTGGGGTTCGTCAAAATCGCCGGGGCTGCCATCGGTTATTTTCTCATTCCCCTGGGGTTTGCCCCGGACCTCCTCGTACCCCTCGCCAGCGGTTTATTGGAAATGACCATCGGGATCAAAATGGTCTCCGAAAGCAATGCTCCCTTCCTGCAGCAGCTGGTATGTACCAGTCTCCTCTTGGGATGGGCGGGGGTGGCGGTCCACGCCCAGGTAGCCGCATTTACCAGCGAAGCCGGGATCCCTTTCGGTCCTTACTTCTTAGCCAGGGGATTGCAAGCCTGCCTCTCGGGGATAATTACTTTCATCGCCGGGCTTTCGGTGCTGCCCTTCCTGAGCTTGGAAGTCATCCAGGTCCGGCCCCCTTCTGCCTGGACCCTGGTACTGCAGAGTGTCAAGACGATGGCCGCCATCCTGGGGCTCCTGTCTTGCATGAGCCTAATGGCGGTTTTACGGCGCAGCATCCGAACCTAA
- a CDS encoding patatin family protein codes for MNKTPTVGLVLGAGAAKGFAHLGVLKVLEEENIPFDLIVGCSMGSVFGALYGAGVDLHLLEKMLEHLPQKQLFDLAVPKMGLIRGHRLETLLRLLTKDKDFSELDIPVYVVAVDIEKGEKVVINEGSVAEAVRGSIAIPGVFAPKRWRDRLLVDGAVLERVPVGVARKCGADIVIAVDVKFGGDTRREFKITNIFEVFLHSIELMEREVARPYLAEADILIQPDLAHIASSEFSRFKECIAIGEAAARRAVPQIKQLLTECGIDCSNGLSQRKQRRT; via the coding sequence ATGAACAAGACCCCGACAGTGGGGTTGGTTTTGGGAGCCGGTGCGGCCAAAGGTTTTGCTCATTTAGGGGTACTGAAAGTGTTGGAGGAGGAAAATATTCCTTTTGATCTAATCGTGGGCTGCAGCATGGGGAGTGTCTTCGGCGCTTTGTACGGTGCAGGAGTGGATTTGCACTTGCTGGAAAAGATGCTGGAGCACCTGCCCCAGAAACAACTGTTTGACCTAGCCGTGCCTAAAATGGGTTTGATCCGGGGACATCGCTTGGAAACACTGCTGCGCTTGTTGACGAAAGACAAGGACTTTTCCGAGCTGGACATCCCTGTTTATGTAGTAGCGGTGGACATTGAAAAAGGAGAAAAAGTAGTTATCAATGAAGGCTCGGTGGCCGAAGCGGTCAGGGGCAGCATTGCCATTCCCGGTGTTTTTGCCCCCAAGCGCTGGCGCGATAGGCTGCTGGTGGACGGGGCCGTTTTGGAGCGCGTTCCGGTGGGCGTAGCCCGGAAATGCGGTGCTGACATTGTCATTGCCGTTGATGTTAAATTTGGAGGTGATACCCGGAGGGAATTCAAGATTACCAATATTTTCGAGGTTTTCTTGCATTCCATTGAGCTCATGGAGCGGGAGGTAGCCCGGCCCTATTTGGCGGAGGCGGATATATTGATCCAACCCGATTTAGCTCACATTGCCAGCTCTGAGTTCAGTCGCTTTAAGGAATGTATCGCTATCGGAGAAGCTGCGGCCAGGAGGGCTGTTCCTCAAATCAAACAGCTCCTGACTGAATGTGGTATTGACTGCAGCAATGGGTTGTCCCAAAGAAAGCAAAGGAGGACGTAA
- a CDS encoding acetate kinase: MKILVLNCGSSSVKYQLFDLEQEAVIAKGLVERIGLAQAVLNHQPQGRDKMVFQEEIPDHSTAIKLVLDALVHPEYGVLASIDEIEAVGHRTVHGGSEFAQSVLIDDEIMATLKRLYDLAPLHNPPAVKGIEACQRILPTVPQVAVFDTAFHQTMPPHAYLYSLPYELYEKYGIRRYGFHGTSHKYVARKGAEFLGRSVDELKIVTCHLGNGASVTAIDRGKSIDTSMGFTPLEGLTMGTRCGDMDPAIVTFLMEKEKLSSSGLNELMNKKSGVLGISGVSSDFRDLEQAAGQGHERAKLALDRFAYVVKKYIGAYMAALGGLDLLVFTAGLGENSATMRAAICQGLECFGIVIDEEKNQVRGQIAEISHETSRVKVLVVPTNEELMIARETQEIVERIDTRG; the protein is encoded by the coding sequence ATGAAGATTTTAGTATTGAATTGCGGGAGCTCTTCCGTGAAGTATCAATTGTTTGACCTGGAGCAGGAGGCTGTGATTGCCAAGGGCTTGGTGGAAAGGATCGGCTTGGCGCAAGCGGTTCTGAATCACCAGCCTCAGGGCAGGGACAAAATGGTCTTTCAAGAGGAGATTCCCGATCACAGCACCGCCATTAAACTGGTGTTGGATGCCCTGGTCCACCCGGAATATGGTGTCCTGGCAAGTATTGACGAGATAGAAGCCGTCGGGCACCGGACCGTGCACGGCGGCAGTGAGTTTGCCCAGTCGGTATTGATCGACGATGAAATCATGGCCACTTTGAAGCGGTTGTATGATTTGGCACCTTTACATAATCCCCCCGCCGTTAAAGGCATCGAGGCCTGCCAGCGGATTTTGCCCACCGTGCCCCAGGTAGCTGTCTTTGATACCGCTTTCCATCAAACCATGCCCCCGCATGCTTATCTATACAGCTTGCCATATGAGCTTTATGAAAAATACGGCATCCGCCGTTATGGTTTCCATGGGACTTCTCACAAGTATGTGGCCCGGAAAGGTGCCGAGTTCCTCGGACGTTCCGTGGACGAACTCAAGATCGTTACCTGCCATCTGGGTAACGGTGCTTCCGTGACGGCCATCGACCGGGGCAAATCCATTGACACCAGCATGGGCTTTACTCCTTTGGAAGGGTTAACCATGGGTACCCGTTGCGGCGATATGGACCCGGCCATCGTCACCTTTTTGATGGAAAAGGAGAAACTAAGCAGTAGCGGGCTCAATGAACTCATGAACAAGAAAAGCGGCGTGCTGGGAATTTCCGGGGTTTCCAGTGACTTCAGAGATTTGGAACAAGCCGCCGGGCAAGGACATGAAAGAGCTAAACTGGCACTGGACCGGTTTGCCTACGTAGTCAAGAAATACATCGGTGCTTATATGGCCGCTTTGGGTGGATTGGACCTGCTGGTTTTCACCGCCGGTTTAGGAGAAAACTCCGCCACCATGAGAGCAGCGATCTGTCAAGGCCTGGAGTGTTTCGGCATTGTCATCGATGAGGAAAAAAACCAAGTTCGGGGCCAAATAGCGGAGATTTCCCATGAGACGTCCCGGGTGAAGGTGCTGGTGGTGCCTACCAATGAGGAGTTAATGATTGCCCGGGAGACCCAAGAAATTGTCGAGCGGATTGACACTCGGGGATAG
- a CDS encoding DUF177 domain-containing protein, with protein MFVVVRHLRVDVSEVKRVPGKTLQLELSTTWEHPLHWQGEELPFTGPLSVHLTLEGQKGGTILVRGRLASALGVECSRCLEPFDYPLEADFEGAFFPEGKRTDRDEEEFAGQFYAGDTIELDDLLQQSIYLILPMQFLCSPGCQGLCPHCGRRKEEGCHCQSEQVDPRLEVLKQLLQEKS; from the coding sequence TTGTTTGTGGTGGTGAGGCATTTGCGCGTTGATGTGTCTGAAGTCAAAAGAGTTCCGGGCAAAACGCTGCAATTGGAGCTGTCGACGACATGGGAGCACCCTCTTCACTGGCAAGGGGAAGAGTTGCCGTTCACGGGACCCCTGTCCGTCCATTTGACCCTGGAGGGACAAAAAGGGGGCACTATTCTGGTGCGCGGGCGCCTGGCGTCGGCACTGGGGGTGGAATGCAGCCGTTGTTTGGAACCTTTTGATTATCCCCTGGAGGCGGACTTTGAGGGAGCCTTCTTTCCGGAAGGAAAGCGCACGGACCGGGATGAGGAAGAGTTTGCCGGTCAATTCTATGCAGGTGATACCATTGAGCTTGACGATTTGCTGCAGCAGAGTATTTACTTAATCCTGCCGATGCAGTTCCTGTGCTCCCCCGGTTGCCAGGGTTTGTGTCCTCACTGCGGGAGAAGGAAGGAAGAAGGCTGTCATTGCCAAAGTGAGCAAGTTGATCCCCGGTTGGAAGTACTGAAGCAGTTGTTGCAAGAGAAGAGTTGA
- the rpmF gene encoding 50S ribosomal protein L32, with the protein MGVPKRRVSKARKNKRRSQWLKIGMPHLTECPQCHELKPTHSLCPACGYYKGKAVNAGE; encoded by the coding sequence ATGGGTGTACCAAAGCGGAGAGTATCCAAAGCGAGAAAAAACAAGCGCCGTTCCCAGTGGCTGAAGATTGGCATGCCGCATTTAACCGAATGTCCACAATGCCATGAACTGAAGCCCACTCATTCCCTGTGCCCGGCTTGTGGTTATTATAAAGGGAAGGCAGTCAATGCCGGTGAATAG